The Sulfurimonas sp. genome includes a region encoding these proteins:
- the rsmD gene encoding 16S rRNA (guanine(966)-N(2))-methyltransferase RsmD produces the protein MKSNKSKKITKKIIAGEFKGKTLTIPSKTTTRSSKAIVLESFFNTIQFDIIDANFVEVFSGSGSVGLEALSRGAKQIYFMERDRDALKILKQNISLTDPSRCEVYGGDSFLNINSIVKTLQNKKEDAYFFIDPPFSIREGMEDIYDKTIDLIANLPQEIVKLIIIEHMSGLDLPKNINNYELQKSKKFGNTTLSYYL, from the coding sequence ATGAAAAGTAATAAATCAAAAAAAATAACAAAAAAAATAATAGCCGGAGAGTTTAAAGGCAAAACTCTGACAATACCTTCAAAAACGACTACAAGAAGTTCAAAAGCGATAGTTTTAGAGTCTTTTTTTAACACTATACAGTTTGATATTATAGATGCAAATTTTGTTGAGGTATTCAGCGGAAGCGGTTCAGTCGGTCTTGAAGCGCTAAGTCGCGGAGCAAAGCAAATCTATTTTATGGAGCGTGATCGTGATGCTCTTAAAATTTTAAAGCAAAATATTTCGTTGACTGATCCGAGCAGGTGTGAAGTGTATGGAGGAGACAGTTTTTTGAATATAAATTCAATTGTTAAAACTTTGCAAAATAAAAAAGAAGATGCCTATTTCTTTATAGACCCACCGTTTAGCATACGTGAAGGTATGGAAGATATATATGATAAAACAATTGACTTAATAGCAAATCTTCCGCAAGAGATCGTAAAATTAATCATAATTGAGCATATGAGCGGACTTGATTTACCAAAAAATATAAACAATTATGAGCTGCAAAAATCTAAAAAGTTTGGAAATACAACACTTAGTTATTATTTATAA
- a CDS encoding YfiR/HmsC family protein, whose translation MKFIFSILLFASVLFSSTLNNSILEIHATLMPKILLLENNIEKKIKNNVINITIAYEKTNYNEMKFFKQAINRKYPEGISGYEIKINVIEYANLKECSNETNAVYVFPSSKENIDNIVQKYKSCHTVTFAYDKNYLSNNVMLSISLDKKVKPIINLKAVKDSGISFRPILLSISKVYKNDK comes from the coding sequence ATGAAATTTATTTTTAGTATCCTATTATTTGCCAGTGTTTTATTTTCCTCAACACTAAATAATTCTATTCTTGAAATTCATGCTACTCTAATGCCGAAAATCTTACTGCTTGAAAATAATATTGAGAAAAAAATAAAAAACAATGTTATCAATATTACAATAGCCTACGAAAAAACAAACTATAATGAGATGAAGTTTTTCAAACAAGCTATAAATAGAAAATATCCAGAGGGTATATCAGGGTATGAGATCAAAATAAACGTAATAGAGTATGCAAATTTAAAAGAATGTAGCAATGAAACAAATGCAGTGTACGTATTTCCTTCATCCAAAGAAAATATTGACAATATAGTTCAAAAATACAAATCTTGTCATACAGTAACTTTTGCATATGATAAAAACTACTTAAGCAACAACGTAATGTTATCAATCAGCCTTGATAAAAAAGTAAAACCTATAATAAATTTAAAAGCTGTAAAAGACTCTGGTATTAGCTTTCGACCTATACTTTTAAGTATCTCAAAGGTATATAAAAATGATAAATAG
- a CDS encoding TonB-dependent receptor plug domain-containing protein: protein MVKKCSLLLFIFASAFASENFDIEDDFLQSLDSASQIATENKLNIDKTTSLITTIESKKLQKLGVKNIYEALKYIPGIELSKEASGVSSVIFRGSISKGEVKFMVDGVEINNAYRSSFYYYLDFPIELVSRIEVLRGSGSTLHGSGAISGVINIITEASQHTGNKVFLSTGSYEYGKGGAIVNISEPSFKLSADAYYQEDDKEIDSSDQRAKDYSAGVSIQAENIKFNARVKKNIQGNSYGLFGTIDTFNNKYENENQSLFSNLEYTASLSRNNDINIDINYAQYDQRIETFSQAIASIAGFSGDLVSSYKEEFYGSKFELSNTSIKNNTLLVGAQAKYNHSLKTDLWGYPGKLNIVTPNLKRELYSFYVKDNYLLREDINIDLGLRYDDYSDFGNNISANFGVVYRHSDQISVKLKHAHAFRAPSWTELYGLSGNSTLDAEVSDNTELGFVYRKNTYTRVSLNMYNSKLKDYIEQGLTNQYSQHSELNLRGVEFDLSYNPTYNLEIDYLASYTNAIDKDKRSVDGITKFLTTTSLIYTTEGNIIFGSTLRYKNTKNMDNNVIFDQSVSYSYKEFNIQLVGKNIFNSNVVYYDINHNKYNPIKDARRVVLLTTSWVF, encoded by the coding sequence TTGGTAAAAAAATGTAGCTTGTTATTATTTATATTTGCCTCTGCTTTTGCAAGTGAAAACTTCGATATTGAAGATGACTTTTTACAGAGTTTAGATAGTGCGAGCCAAATAGCCACAGAAAACAAACTAAATATAGACAAAACTACATCACTTATAACTACAATAGAGAGTAAGAAACTTCAAAAACTCGGTGTAAAAAACATATACGAAGCTCTTAAATATATTCCAGGGATAGAACTCTCAAAAGAAGCAAGCGGAGTTAGTTCTGTTATCTTTAGAGGTTCTATTTCAAAGGGTGAAGTTAAGTTTATGGTTGATGGGGTTGAGATCAACAATGCTTATCGTTCTTCATTTTACTACTATCTAGACTTTCCAATAGAACTTGTCTCACGTATAGAAGTTCTTCGCGGTTCAGGTAGTACTCTGCATGGTTCAGGTGCTATAAGCGGTGTTATAAATATAATTACAGAGGCGAGTCAACATACAGGAAACAAAGTATTTCTAAGTACGGGAAGTTACGAATACGGAAAAGGTGGGGCAATAGTTAATATCTCCGAACCCAGTTTTAAACTATCTGCAGATGCATATTATCAAGAAGACGATAAAGAGATTGATAGTTCCGATCAACGAGCAAAAGACTACTCTGCAGGTGTAAGTATACAGGCTGAGAATATAAAGTTTAATGCAAGAGTTAAAAAAAATATTCAAGGTAATTCTTATGGACTATTTGGGACAATTGATACTTTTAATAATAAGTACGAAAATGAAAACCAGTCACTATTTTCTAATTTAGAATACACAGCATCACTATCTAGAAATAATGATATAAACATTGATATTAACTATGCCCAGTATGATCAGCGAATAGAAACTTTTTCACAAGCCATAGCATCAATTGCCGGTTTTAGTGGAGACTTAGTATCTAGTTATAAAGAAGAGTTTTACGGTTCTAAATTTGAATTGAGTAACACTTCCATAAAAAACAACACTCTTTTAGTAGGTGCTCAAGCTAAATATAACCATAGTTTAAAAACAGATCTTTGGGGATATCCTGGTAAATTAAATATCGTAACTCCAAATTTAAAACGTGAACTATACTCTTTTTATGTAAAAGACAACTATCTTCTAAGAGAAGATATAAATATAGATTTAGGTCTTCGTTATGATGATTATTCAGATTTTGGAAATAATATATCTGCTAATTTCGGTGTTGTATACAGACATTCTGACCAAATAAGCGTTAAATTAAAACATGCTCATGCTTTTCGTGCACCTTCATGGACTGAGTTATATGGTCTAAGCGGTAATAGCACTTTAGATGCTGAAGTGTCTGATAACACTGAACTTGGTTTTGTTTATAGAAAAAACACATATACTAGAGTCTCTTTAAATATGTACAATTCTAAATTAAAAGATTATATTGAACAGGGTTTAACGAACCAATACTCTCAACACTCTGAATTAAATCTGCGCGGAGTTGAATTTGATCTCTCTTACAACCCTACATATAATTTAGAAATTGATTATTTAGCAAGTTATACAAATGCAATAGATAAAGATAAACGAAGTGTTGATGGTATTACAAAGTTTCTAACTACTACATCTCTTATTTATACCACTGAAGGAAACATCATATTTGGTTCGACTCTAAGATATAAAAATACAAAAAATATGGATAACAACGTCATATTTGATCAATCAGTATCATACAGTTATAAAGAGTTTAACATTCAACTTGTAGGTAAAAACATTTTTAACTCTAATGTAGTATATTATGATATTAATCATAATAAATATAATCCTATAAAAGATGCTAGAAGAGTTGTACTTCTAACAACATCATGGGTATTTTAA
- a CDS encoding exonuclease domain-containing protein: MLIFLDTETTGVEKSDKILSIALIAVDGDEVIIKSDLVNEGKKISPKASSINHITNEMIKGKPALEECETFKFLELNNLYDTTIISHNVNFDLGMLSSNSSLSWQGKIIDTLRCSKHLMPESEEFSLQYLRYELKLYKHESEKITPHEALSDSRVTKLLYESLLELAPKEQLEELSTKNVLMQKFEFGKYSGRYIEEISIIDRGYLEWMVSNIMDLDEDLRYSIEYYL, translated from the coding sequence ATGCTGATTTTTTTAGACACGGAAACAACAGGAGTTGAAAAATCAGATAAGATTTTGTCTATTGCTCTTATAGCGGTTGATGGTGATGAGGTTATAATAAAGAGTGATTTAGTTAACGAAGGTAAAAAAATATCGCCTAAAGCTTCAAGCATAAACCATATTACAAATGAGATGATTAAAGGTAAACCTGCACTAGAGGAGTGTGAAACGTTTAAGTTTTTAGAACTAAATAATCTGTATGACACGACGATCATCTCACACAATGTAAATTTTGACCTGGGAATGCTTAGTTCTAATAGCAGTTTATCATGGCAGGGAAAAATAATAGATACACTAAGGTGTTCTAAACACCTTATGCCTGAGAGCGAAGAATTTTCTCTGCAGTATTTAAGATATGAACTAAAATTGTATAAACATGAGAGTGAAAAAATAACTCCGCACGAAGCACTGAGTGATTCGAGGGTTACAAAGCTTCTATATGAGTCTCTTTTGGAACTAGCACCAAAAGAACAACTTGAGGAACTCTCTACAAAAAATGTTTTAATGCAGAAATTTGAATTTGGTAAATACTCTGGCAGATATATAGAAGAAATTAGCATAATAGATAGAGGATATTTGGAATGGATGGTGTCTAATATTATGGATTTAGATGAAGATTTACGCTATAGTATCGAATATTATTTATAG